The Sphingomonas sp. So64.6b genome includes a region encoding these proteins:
- a CDS encoding acyl-CoA dehydrogenase family protein, producing MSISSTAQNPASLDDGADMRALLSQSLATLLGRLYSFEQRNVGRSVTGRGVDGAWQAYADLGLLALGLPEAHGGFPGGLADIAMAAELMGGAMTLEPYLPTMLAARMIAAAGTAEQQAAWLPGIVSGKVHAAIAHREGGGRLGHPVETMANPEGTGWRLNGRKSVVAGGDEADIFIVSALLDGEVELFLVPAADVRRRSYRCFDWTGAANLDLDGTVVSCAMRIPGGERVLARALDESVALACAEAVGAIRAANRLVREHTGTRRQFGRSLDSFQVLQHRMVDMAIAEELAAPIAQASITACETATADARAQAVSAAQVKVGDAARLVGQQCVQLHGGMGLTQEYPASHLFARLGLFERLHGNRDEHLERYAALMVRTLEEKVGQ from the coding sequence TCCACCGCGCAGAACCCTGCAAGCCTCGACGACGGCGCGGATATGCGCGCGTTGTTGAGTCAATCTCTGGCGACGCTGCTGGGTCGCCTTTATTCGTTCGAGCAGCGGAATGTCGGCCGATCCGTAACCGGGCGCGGAGTCGATGGCGCCTGGCAGGCCTATGCGGACCTCGGCTTGCTGGCGCTTGGCTTGCCGGAGGCGCATGGCGGTTTCCCCGGAGGTCTTGCCGACATCGCCATGGCGGCCGAATTGATGGGCGGCGCCATGACGCTGGAGCCCTATCTTCCGACCATGCTCGCGGCGCGGATGATTGCGGCGGCGGGCACAGCGGAGCAACAGGCGGCGTGGCTTCCAGGCATCGTGTCGGGCAAGGTCCATGCTGCCATCGCGCATCGGGAGGGTGGTGGCCGCCTCGGACATCCGGTAGAGACCATGGCGAACCCCGAGGGCACCGGCTGGCGGCTGAACGGCAGAAAGTCGGTTGTCGCCGGCGGTGATGAGGCAGACATCTTCATCGTCTCGGCGCTCCTTGATGGCGAAGTCGAACTGTTCCTCGTTCCGGCAGCCGATGTCCGACGCCGGAGCTATCGCTGTTTCGACTGGACCGGCGCCGCTAATCTCGATCTCGACGGAACGGTCGTATCTTGCGCAATGAGGATTCCAGGCGGAGAGCGCGTGCTGGCCCGCGCGCTTGACGAATCCGTCGCGCTTGCCTGCGCCGAGGCGGTGGGAGCAATCCGCGCGGCAAACAGGCTGGTCCGCGAACACACCGGCACACGTCGCCAATTCGGCCGGTCACTCGACAGCTTTCAGGTGCTGCAACACCGTATGGTCGACATGGCCATCGCGGAGGAGCTGGCGGCGCCGATCGCTCAGGCCTCGATCACGGCATGCGAAACCGCCACGGCTGATGCCCGAGCGCAAGCTGTTTCGGCTGCCCAGGTCAAGGTCGGCGACGCCGCGCGGCTGGTTGGCCAGCAATGCGTTCAGTTGCACGGCGGCATGGGGCTGACACAGGAATACCCAGCCTCGCACCTGTTCGCGCGATTGGGTCTGTTCGAGCGCCTGCATGGCAATCGTGACGAGCACCTCGAACGCTACGCAGCCTTGATGGTGCGAACGCTCGAGGAGAAGGTCGGCCAGTAA
- a CDS encoding aldo/keto reductase: protein MLDDFVTFGRSGLRVSRFALGAFNFGGSQGWSLDPASAHRLIARYRELGGNFLDAANSYGGGEAEAIIGDYLAAEPHARDRLVIASKFGSNTRPGDPNAGGAGRKAIMQTCEESLRRLRTDRIDLYWMHLWDPFTPMDETLRALDDLVRAGKILHVGLSNTPAWKVAEAHWVAQARNHMPIAGLQLQYSLMERSIEIEHVPMAQAYGMGIAAWSPLRNGALSGRYRKARPDGHDAEGRAVFVGRALNDRSDAILDALIAIAARNGVTPSQAALAWLRVQPALAMILLGAHTVEQLSENAAAATLHLPPEDIATLDRISEPNIPYPGDFARRAIGTVSGGTRINGITAPPGAGSPSQGAAKG, encoded by the coding sequence ATGCTCGACGACTTCGTCACTTTTGGTCGTTCGGGCCTGCGCGTCAGCCGCTTTGCGCTGGGCGCGTTCAACTTCGGCGGCAGCCAGGGATGGAGCCTCGATCCCGCCTCGGCCCACCGGCTGATCGCCCGGTACCGCGAACTCGGCGGCAACTTCCTCGATGCCGCCAACAGCTATGGCGGAGGTGAAGCAGAGGCCATCATCGGCGACTATCTCGCCGCCGAACCGCACGCGCGCGACCGGCTCGTGATCGCGAGCAAGTTCGGGTCGAACACCCGGCCCGGCGATCCAAATGCCGGCGGAGCCGGGCGAAAAGCGATCATGCAGACCTGCGAGGAGTCGCTTCGGCGGCTACGTACCGACCGGATCGACCTTTATTGGATGCATCTGTGGGATCCATTCACGCCGATGGACGAAACGCTACGCGCGCTGGACGACCTCGTGCGCGCCGGAAAGATCCTCCATGTCGGCCTGTCGAACACGCCCGCATGGAAGGTCGCCGAGGCGCACTGGGTCGCGCAAGCGCGCAATCACATGCCGATCGCGGGGCTGCAGCTGCAATATTCGCTGATGGAGCGCAGTATCGAGATCGAACATGTACCGATGGCGCAGGCGTACGGCATGGGCATCGCGGCTTGGTCGCCGTTGCGCAACGGCGCGCTCAGCGGACGCTACCGCAAGGCCCGTCCGGACGGCCATGATGCGGAGGGGCGGGCAGTCTTCGTCGGACGCGCATTGAATGATCGCAGCGATGCGATCCTCGACGCGCTGATCGCGATCGCGGCGCGTAACGGCGTCACGCCGTCGCAAGCGGCGCTCGCCTGGCTGCGCGTACAGCCGGCGCTGGCGATGATCCTGCTCGGCGCGCACACCGTCGAGCAATTGTCGGAAAATGCCGCCGCCGCGACGCTCCACTTGCCGCCTGAGGATATCGCGACGCTCGACAGGATCAGTGAGCCGAACATACCATATCCTGGCGACTTCGCCCGCCGCGCGATCGGCACGGTGAGCGGCGGGACGCGGATCAATGGGATAACGGCGCCTCCCGGCGCGGGGTCGCCCAGCCAGGGCGCCGCCAAAGGCTGA
- a CDS encoding aldehyde dehydrogenase family protein, translating into MHDKTAIAAPALATPESGYGMLIDGEIVVGEAFIEVVNPATGEPFAFAPDATRAQLDRAVAAAARTFPAWSATPIDERRTVVHRIATRLREHAEAIGALLTAEQGKPLRDAIGEVRRAADHVEALVALDISGRLLRDDGRERVWILHRPLGVVGGITPWNVPIMLAMVKVAQALYTGNTLVLKPSPFTPLSTLAVGQVIADVVPPGVVNFVSGGNDLGAWIASHPDIAKISFTGSVATGRRVMESAAGTFKRLTLELGGNDPAIVLPDVDIAAAAEGIVRSTFANCGQVCMAIKRVYLHASIRDAMIAAMAERVRAIRIGPGDDPATTMGPIQNRMQFEKIAALLDQVRDTAGVQFVTGGTVYRGGGYFVEPTIVTGLTDDSPLVRDEQFGPVMPVLVYDDIEDAITRANATEFGLGASVWTRDIDAGLAIATRLEAGSVWVNRHLGNAKDVPFGGAKHSGYGREQGVAGMLSYTEMQAVSAPAA; encoded by the coding sequence GTGCACGACAAAACCGCAATTGCCGCTCCGGCACTTGCCACGCCCGAGAGCGGATACGGCATGTTGATCGATGGCGAGATCGTCGTCGGCGAAGCGTTCATCGAGGTGGTCAATCCGGCGACGGGCGAGCCTTTCGCGTTCGCACCCGATGCGACGCGAGCGCAACTGGACCGTGCTGTCGCTGCCGCTGCTCGCACCTTTCCGGCGTGGAGCGCGACACCGATCGATGAGCGCCGCACCGTCGTACATCGCATCGCCACGCGCTTGCGCGAACATGCCGAGGCGATCGGGGCGTTGCTGACCGCCGAGCAGGGCAAGCCGCTACGCGACGCGATCGGCGAGGTGCGTCGCGCTGCCGACCACGTTGAGGCGCTGGTCGCGCTCGACATCTCGGGCCGCTTGCTGCGCGATGATGGGCGCGAGCGCGTATGGATCCTGCACCGCCCGCTGGGCGTGGTCGGCGGCATCACCCCATGGAACGTGCCGATAATGCTGGCGATGGTGAAAGTCGCGCAAGCGTTGTACACCGGCAACACGCTGGTGCTGAAGCCGTCGCCGTTTACACCGCTCTCAACGCTGGCGGTCGGCCAGGTGATCGCCGATGTCGTGCCGCCCGGCGTGGTCAATTTCGTCAGCGGCGGAAACGATCTGGGCGCGTGGATCGCCAGTCATCCCGATATCGCCAAGATCAGCTTCACGGGATCGGTCGCGACCGGGCGGCGCGTGATGGAGAGCGCGGCCGGCACGTTCAAGCGGCTGACGCTGGAACTGGGCGGCAACGACCCCGCGATCGTGCTGCCCGATGTAGATATCGCCGCCGCGGCGGAAGGGATCGTTCGCAGCACTTTCGCCAATTGCGGCCAGGTTTGCATGGCGATCAAGCGGGTCTATCTTCATGCCTCGATCCGCGATGCGATGATCGCGGCGATGGCAGAACGCGTGCGCGCGATCCGGATCGGGCCGGGCGACGATCCCGCCACCACGATGGGTCCCATCCAGAACCGCATGCAGTTCGAAAAGATTGCCGCATTGCTCGACCAGGTGCGCGACACGGCCGGCGTGCAATTCGTGACCGGCGGCACCGTGTACCGCGGCGGCGGTTATTTCGTCGAGCCGACGATCGTAACTGGCCTCACCGACGATTCCCCGCTGGTACGCGACGAGCAATTCGGCCCGGTGATGCCGGTGCTGGTGTACGACGATATCGAGGACGCGATCACGCGCGCCAACGCGACCGAATTCGGGCTCGGCGCATCGGTGTGGACTCGCGACATCGACGCCGGCCTGGCCATTGCCACGCGGCTGGAAGCGGGATCGGTGTGGGTCAACCGCCACCTCGGCAACGCCAAGGACGTTCCGTTCGGCGGCGCCAAACATTCGGGATACGGCCGCGAGCAAGGCGTCGCCGGAATGCTTTCCTACACCGAAATGCAGGCGGTTTCGGCGCCTGCGGCCTGA
- a CDS encoding FadR/GntR family transcriptional regulator, protein MPVPRSVFSSIRTQSLATRIVDQVIDALFSGQLEAGQFLGTEAQLTQMFNTSRVPIREALGRLEALGVVTIKTGLGGGATIAEGRPDQFATALAVQFMLVQVTPEEIFDARIGVECRAAELAAEHVTDEEIAELRRLLDAVKSPNLSRRASVERILDFHAAIVEASRSRTLVTLMHALEHALLNLYIAIDSDASNEFRYEGLHAIFERIEARDPEGAFTMMRKHLLNRRQSMLYRLKQVGSGKSRKKTVPFGQKPD, encoded by the coding sequence GTGCCCGTCCCACGCTCCGTCTTCAGCTCGATCCGTACGCAGTCGCTCGCGACACGGATCGTCGATCAGGTCATCGACGCGTTGTTCTCCGGACAGCTAGAGGCCGGGCAGTTCCTGGGCACCGAGGCCCAACTGACGCAAATGTTCAACACCAGCCGCGTGCCGATCCGCGAGGCGCTTGGACGCCTAGAGGCGCTTGGCGTCGTCACGATCAAGACGGGACTGGGCGGCGGTGCGACGATCGCGGAGGGACGGCCCGACCAGTTCGCCACCGCACTGGCGGTTCAGTTCATGCTGGTTCAGGTGACGCCCGAGGAAATCTTCGACGCGCGGATCGGTGTCGAATGCCGCGCGGCCGAACTCGCCGCCGAACATGTCACCGATGAAGAGATTGCGGAACTCCGCCGCCTGCTCGACGCGGTTAAGTCGCCAAACCTCAGCCGCCGCGCATCTGTCGAACGGATTCTCGATTTCCATGCCGCGATCGTCGAGGCTTCACGCTCGCGGACGCTCGTCACCCTGATGCACGCGCTCGAACATGCCCTGCTCAACCTGTACATCGCGATCGATTCCGATGCGTCGAATGAGTTTCGCTATGAGGGCTTGCACGCCATCTTCGAGCGGATCGAGGCGCGCGATCCGGAGGGAGCGTTCACGATGATGCGCAAGCATTTGCTGAATCGCCGCCAGTCGATGCTGTATCGGCTCAAGCAGGTGGGAAGCGGCAAGTCGCGCAAGAAGACGGTGCCGTTCGGACAGAAGCCGGACTGA
- a CDS encoding Rieske 2Fe-2S domain-containing protein: MRAEENDLLTRVGPGTPMGALLRQYWIPALIPVELVAGGAPVRLRLLGENFLAFRSPDGEVGVVDHQCAHRCASLFYGRNEDGGIRCVYHGWKFARNGQCIEMPSEPTETDYKARVKIRALRVSEKYGVVWVYMGDRATPPLLPHFDWDELEDGHTLSVSFMMRECNWVQAMEGDVDTCHVGFLHLGAASPDDFEEGTINYYRQLPENLAPKYEVIETAYGNIYCAYRHAGPDQFYHRIGQFAMPFWTMAPSEPIDHIRARAWVPIDDHHSMLIVIGGPRSATTLTKEGRALPGTSAPIRFLPNTTDWLGRFRVEENPRNDHLISRDVQREGSYTGIQGIPIQDQAITESMGPIVDRAKEHLGTSDRMIVLTRRRLMHAATALRDHGSVPPEVDDVEAYHHVRAGFTVLPRDCDWLDYYNQRRAIWSDGTAEPIARKHRGSRQMPGQVA, translated from the coding sequence ATGCGCGCTGAAGAAAACGACTTGCTGACCCGTGTCGGGCCCGGCACTCCGATGGGGGCATTGCTGCGGCAATATTGGATCCCCGCGCTGATACCCGTAGAGCTGGTGGCGGGGGGCGCACCGGTGCGCCTGCGGCTGCTGGGCGAAAACTTCCTGGCGTTCCGGTCGCCGGACGGCGAGGTCGGTGTTGTCGACCACCAGTGCGCGCATCGCTGCGCGTCGCTATTCTATGGCCGCAATGAAGACGGTGGCATCCGCTGCGTCTACCATGGCTGGAAGTTCGCGCGGAACGGCCAGTGCATCGAGATGCCGAGCGAGCCAACGGAAACCGACTACAAGGCACGGGTGAAGATCAGGGCGCTTCGCGTCTCCGAGAAATACGGCGTGGTCTGGGTCTATATGGGCGACCGCGCGACGCCGCCGCTGCTGCCCCATTTCGACTGGGACGAGCTGGAGGACGGCCATACGCTGTCGGTCAGCTTCATGATGCGCGAATGCAATTGGGTGCAGGCGATGGAAGGCGACGTCGATACCTGCCATGTCGGCTTCCTACACCTGGGCGCTGCCTCCCCCGACGATTTCGAGGAAGGTACGATCAACTATTACCGCCAGCTGCCTGAAAACCTCGCGCCCAAATACGAGGTGATCGAGACCGCCTATGGCAATATCTACTGCGCCTATCGCCATGCCGGACCCGATCAATTCTATCATCGCATCGGCCAGTTCGCGATGCCGTTCTGGACGATGGCGCCGTCGGAGCCGATTGACCACATCCGCGCGCGCGCCTGGGTGCCGATCGACGATCACCATTCGATGCTGATCGTGATCGGCGGCCCGCGTTCAGCCACGACGCTGACCAAGGAGGGCAGGGCGTTGCCCGGCACCAGCGCCCCGATCCGGTTCTTGCCCAACACGACCGACTGGCTGGGCCGCTTCCGCGTCGAGGAGAACCCACGCAACGACCACCTGATCTCGCGCGATGTCCAGCGCGAGGGCAGCTACACCGGCATCCAGGGCATCCCGATCCAGGACCAGGCGATCACTGAGAGCATGGGACCGATCGTCGATCGGGCGAAAGAACATCTGGGCACCAGCGACCGGATGATCGTACTGACGCGGCGCCGGCTGATGCACGCCGCGACCGCGCTGCGCGATCACGGCAGCGTCCCACCGGAGGTCGACGACGTCGAGGCCTATCATCATGTGCGCGCGGGCTTCACCGTGCTGCCGCGGGACTGCGACTGGCTCGACTATTACAACCAACGCCGGGCCATCTGGAGCGACGGCACCGCCGAACCAATCGCGCGCAAGCATCGTGGCAGCCGCCAAATGCCCGGACAGGTGGCCTGA
- a CDS encoding aminotransferase class V-fold PLP-dependent enzyme codes for MTRVRYQPGRHFLQLPGPTNTPLRVSEAIARPTIDHRGPDFQALGHEVLSRIRSVFRTAAPVIIYPSSGTGAWEAALVNTLSPGDHVLMYETGWFATLWSRLAARIGLIPEMIHSGWRAPVDADAIEARLRADVRHEIKAVCVVHNETSTGVTSDIAAVRRAIDAAGHPALLIVDAVSSLGSVDYRHDAWGVDVTVSGSQKGLMLPPGLSFNAISEKAQHAAERAGFVRSYWDWREMLAFNRDGFFPYTPATNLLQGLKVAMDMLDEEGPDMVFERHERAARATRAAVQHWGFELQCTDPAAHSPVLSAVRLPEDHSADTLRAGILERGNMSLGSGLGQLADRVFRIGHIGDFCDPETLGTIATIECGLRAAKVPYRSGGTEAAIAVLADTPRTGSTRRGAA; via the coding sequence ATGACACGAGTCCGCTACCAGCCCGGCCGTCATTTCCTGCAGCTGCCGGGGCCGACCAATACGCCGCTGCGTGTGTCGGAAGCCATCGCCCGGCCGACGATCGACCACCGCGGACCCGATTTTCAGGCGCTCGGCCACGAAGTGTTGTCGCGCATCCGATCGGTCTTCAGGACGGCCGCGCCGGTCATCATCTATCCGTCGTCGGGCACCGGGGCCTGGGAAGCTGCGCTGGTGAACACGCTGTCGCCCGGCGACCATGTGCTGATGTACGAGACCGGCTGGTTCGCGACGCTGTGGAGCCGGCTGGCGGCGAGGATCGGACTGATCCCCGAAATGATCCATAGCGGCTGGCGGGCTCCGGTCGACGCCGATGCGATCGAGGCGCGGCTGCGGGCGGACGTGCGACATGAAATCAAAGCCGTGTGCGTCGTCCACAACGAGACTTCGACCGGCGTCACCTCCGACATCGCGGCTGTACGAAGGGCGATAGATGCCGCCGGCCACCCAGCGCTGTTGATCGTCGATGCGGTCTCGTCGCTGGGATCGGTCGATTATCGCCACGACGCCTGGGGCGTCGATGTGACGGTCAGCGGATCGCAGAAGGGGCTGATGCTGCCGCCGGGCCTGTCTTTCAACGCCATTTCCGAAAAGGCGCAGCACGCGGCGGAGCGGGCCGGTTTCGTGCGGTCCTATTGGGACTGGCGAGAGATGCTGGCGTTCAACCGTGACGGCTTTTTCCCCTACACGCCGGCCACCAACCTTTTGCAGGGGCTGAAGGTGGCAATGGACATGCTCGACGAAGAAGGACCGGACATGGTGTTCGAGCGACACGAACGCGCCGCCCGCGCGACTCGTGCCGCCGTTCAACATTGGGGCTTCGAGCTGCAGTGCACCGACCCCGCCGCGCACTCGCCCGTGTTGAGCGCAGTACGCCTGCCCGAGGATCATTCGGCCGACACGCTACGCGCCGGGATACTGGAACGCGGCAATATGAGCCTCGGCAGTGGACTGGGCCAGCTCGCCGACCGCGTCTTCCGCATCGGGCATATCGGCGATTTCTGCGATCCGGAAACGCTCGGGACGATCGCCACGATTGAATGCGGGCTGCGCGCGGCAAAGGTGCCGTATCGCTCTGGCGGCACCGAGGCGGCGATCGCGGTTCTGGCGGACACGCCGCGAACCGGATCGACCAGGCGCGGCGCCGCGTGA
- a CDS encoding MFS transporter has protein sequence MPKYLTTGRLRKVIVALRYPGWRAVATAICIFFFAFGAPMTMPLIYPEVMAEFGWTLTQATLIYTYKSLTGAVMAIFIIGPLVDRIGLKPVMVGAMLAEAIGLSSFLWVDSLWHYYLSGFLIGIGQAAVIITLRLFVSRWFVSNIGLANGIAMIGTSFGGIAFPLIASQLIPLYGWRIAFAGLSLGVFFVSIPLALFARTNPGEADILPEAALVMVNAGPEKLRAVELDISYRQVFTQRTFWLIALATLLSAGVDQAIFQHSIYYLTKEAGLARTVAASALSFTFLIGIFAKFGAGAVYDRFSVRGVSGWTLLLVAALLMLLPVQGFSTALMFAVVMGVAHGGLVVDGPVVSKHVYGPRYMNRVLPIFAGFNTMGSATGPVVLAMIYDSQGSYVPGILLFAGLVVIAVAMLWTVRPFYRERLRAAALSA, from the coding sequence ATGCCGAAATACCTGACGACGGGCCGTCTGCGGAAGGTGATCGTTGCGCTTCGCTATCCCGGCTGGCGCGCCGTCGCGACCGCCATCTGCATCTTCTTCTTCGCGTTCGGCGCCCCGATGACGATGCCGCTGATCTATCCGGAGGTGATGGCGGAATTCGGCTGGACGCTGACCCAGGCCACGCTGATCTATACCTATAAGAGCCTGACCGGCGCGGTTATGGCGATCTTCATCATCGGACCGCTGGTCGACCGGATCGGGCTAAAGCCCGTGATGGTCGGCGCGATGCTGGCCGAGGCGATCGGCCTGTCATCCTTTCTCTGGGTCGATTCGCTGTGGCACTATTATCTTTCGGGGTTTCTGATCGGTATCGGCCAGGCCGCAGTGATCATCACGCTGCGACTGTTCGTCTCACGCTGGTTTGTCTCCAATATCGGGCTGGCCAACGGCATCGCGATGATCGGGACGAGCTTCGGCGGGATCGCGTTCCCACTGATCGCCAGCCAGTTGATCCCACTCTATGGCTGGCGCATTGCCTTTGCGGGGCTGAGTCTGGGCGTCTTCTTCGTGTCGATCCCGCTGGCGCTGTTCGCGCGGACCAACCCCGGCGAGGCCGACATCCTGCCCGAGGCCGCGCTGGTGATGGTCAATGCTGGTCCCGAAAAGCTGCGCGCGGTCGAACTCGACATCAGCTATCGCCAGGTGTTCACCCAGCGTACCTTCTGGCTGATCGCGCTCGCCACGTTGCTGTCGGCGGGCGTCGATCAAGCGATCTTCCAGCACAGCATATATTATCTGACCAAGGAAGCAGGGCTGGCGCGTACCGTCGCAGCAAGCGCGCTGTCATTCACCTTCCTGATCGGCATATTCGCCAAGTTCGGGGCGGGTGCGGTCTACGACCGCTTCTCCGTCCGCGGCGTTTCCGGCTGGACGCTCCTGCTGGTCGCGGCGCTGCTGATGCTGCTGCCGGTGCAGGGGTTCTCCACCGCGCTGATGTTCGCGGTCGTCATGGGGGTGGCGCATGGCGGCCTGGTGGTCGATGGCCCAGTCGTCTCCAAGCATGTCTATGGCCCGCGCTACATGAATCGCGTGCTGCCGATCTTCGCCGGGTTCAACACGATGGGATCCGCGACAGGACCGGTCGTGCTGGCGATGATATATGACAGCCAAGGCAGTTACGTGCCCGGCATCCTGTTGTTCGCGGGCCTGGTGGTTATCGCCGTGGCGATGCTGTGGACGGTCCGCCCTTTCTATCGCGAGCGGCTGCGCGCCGCCGCCCTCTCTGCCTAA
- a CDS encoding PDR/VanB family oxidoreductase — protein sequence MQQHWLKLCIVSRGVEAEGIIAIVLAAPDGGPLPHFSAGSHVDVEIAPDLVRQYSLCSTPAARDRYEIAVLRDPASRGGSTEIHERFAEGDTLRVSEPRNHFPLYPVRGEALLIAGGIGVTPLLCMAERLSAIGAPFALHYCTRSAARTAFRDRIAASGFADRVQYHFDDGPDAQRLDPASLFSGAIAEVDVYVCGPAGFIDWICAAAGSAGIAPQHLHREYFSAAPIEPAPGGDRPFLLRLASNGQMIEVAAEESAAAALARHGIEVSVSCEQGICGTCITRVIEGQPDHRDMLMIDGNAEFTPCCSRSHSPVLVIDL from the coding sequence ATGCAGCAACACTGGCTTAAGCTGTGCATCGTGTCGCGCGGTGTCGAAGCGGAAGGCATCATAGCGATAGTGCTGGCCGCGCCTGATGGCGGCCCGCTGCCGCATTTCAGCGCCGGATCGCATGTCGATGTCGAGATAGCCCCCGATCTTGTCCGCCAATATTCGCTTTGCAGCACGCCGGCGGCACGCGACCGTTACGAGATCGCGGTCTTGCGCGATCCGGCGTCGCGCGGCGGATCAACCGAGATTCACGAGCGCTTTGCCGAAGGCGACACGCTTCGCGTGAGCGAGCCGCGCAACCATTTCCCGCTCTATCCCGTGCGTGGAGAGGCGCTGCTGATCGCGGGCGGAATCGGCGTGACGCCGCTATTGTGCATGGCGGAACGGCTGAGTGCGATCGGCGCACCATTCGCGCTGCATTATTGCACGCGCAGCGCGGCGCGGACGGCGTTCCGCGATCGCATCGCCGCATCCGGGTTCGCCGACCGGGTGCAATATCATTTCGACGACGGACCGGATGCGCAACGCCTCGACCCGGCGTCGCTGTTCTCCGGCGCGATCGCGGAGGTCGATGTCTATGTCTGCGGTCCAGCCGGTTTCATCGACTGGATTTGCGCCGCAGCCGGCAGTGCCGGCATCGCCCCGCAGCACCTGCACCGTGAGTATTTCTCGGCCGCGCCGATCGAGCCCGCCCCGGGCGGCGACAGACCCTTCCTGCTGCGTCTCGCCAGCAACGGCCAAATGATCGAGGTCGCAGCCGAAGAAAGCGCGGCGGCTGCGCTGGCACGGCACGGTATCGAGGTTTCGGTCTCGTGCGAGCAGGGCATTTGCGGCACCTGCATCACGCGGGTTATCGAAGGCCAGCCCGATCATCGCGACATGCTGATGATCGACGGCAACGCGGAATTCACGCCGTGCTGCTCGCGGTCGCACAGCCCGGTGCTCGTGATCGACCTCTAG
- a CDS encoding FAD-dependent oxidoreductase, whose protein sequence is MTDTCSPAVEAVPSQFLLRARQTPVYRQVDVLVCGGGLAGVAAAVAAARDGAETLLVERNVVLGGNGPLAFEIGLESCGRGISVEMFERLRAGGHVESDEAVGGSSAYDPEALKYACLDLVRDAGVSLLLSSLASDPIVENGVVRGAMVENKSGRFAILAGVVIDATGDGELAGRAGAAFREPDACSLSLNARIGGIDIEGALAARDSWPALVAAAKQTGQLDPAQPDTIALFGVTPTARRRGIAFVAGSRFAGRRGWNARDLSESEGTGRKLMRQFIAFLKTVPGFESSFVVDVAGTLAIAGARQTVGEHVLTAEEAVPIMVGANTGSEMAVPIACLKPHGVDGLLVAGRAASIAPGLHINHAALGEIAGKTAADTAADRSRIQVGVAGNLIAREQGA, encoded by the coding sequence ATGACCGACACATGCTCGCCCGCCGTCGAAGCGGTCCCTTCCCAATTCCTCCTGCGCGCGCGGCAGACGCCGGTCTATCGCCAGGTTGACGTGCTCGTCTGCGGCGGCGGTCTCGCGGGCGTCGCGGCGGCGGTCGCTGCGGCGCGCGACGGTGCGGAGACGCTGCTGGTCGAACGCAACGTCGTGCTCGGCGGCAATGGTCCGCTGGCATTCGAGATCGGGCTGGAAAGCTGCGGGCGCGGCATCTCTGTGGAGATGTTCGAACGTCTTCGCGCCGGCGGGCATGTGGAATCCGACGAGGCGGTCGGGGGATCCTCGGCGTATGATCCCGAGGCGCTGAAATATGCGTGCCTCGACTTGGTCCGCGATGCCGGCGTTTCCCTGCTATTGTCCAGCCTGGCTTCGGACCCGATCGTCGAGAATGGCGTCGTGCGGGGGGCGATGGTCGAGAACAAGTCCGGGCGTTTCGCCATCCTGGCCGGGGTCGTGATCGACGCGACGGGCGATGGCGAGCTTGCCGGTCGCGCGGGGGCCGCTTTCCGCGAGCCCGACGCCTGCTCGCTTTCCCTGAATGCCCGTATCGGCGGGATCGACATCGAAGGCGCCTTGGCCGCGCGCGATAGCTGGCCCGCTCTTGTCGCTGCTGCCAAGCAGACCGGCCAGCTGGATCCGGCGCAACCCGATACTATCGCGCTGTTTGGCGTCACGCCGACGGCGCGGCGGCGCGGAATCGCCTTTGTCGCGGGATCGCGTTTCGCGGGTCGGCGGGGCTGGAACGCGCGGGACTTGAGCGAGAGCGAGGGCACCGGGCGAAAATTGATGCGCCAATTCATCGCGTTTCTGAAGACCGTTCCCGGTTTCGAGAGCAGCTTCGTGGTCGATGTCGCGGGAACGCTGGCGATCGCCGGCGCCCGGCAGACGGTCGGCGAGCATGTGCTGACGGCGGAAGAGGCGGTTCCGATCATGGTCGGGGCAAACACAGGGTCGGAGATGGCCGTGCCAATAGCCTGTCTCAAACCGCACGGCGTCGATGGACTGCTCGTGGCCGGGCGTGCGGCATCGATTGCGCCGGGCCTGCACATAAACCACGCGGCGTTGGGCGAAATCGCGGGAAAGACCGCTGCCGATACTGCGGCGGATCGGTCGAGGATCCAGGTGGGCGTGGCTGGAAACTTGATCGCCCGCGAACAAGGCGCCTAG